A region from the Benincasa hispida cultivar B227 chromosome 12, ASM972705v1, whole genome shotgun sequence genome encodes:
- the LOC120067837 gene encoding LOW QUALITY PROTEIN: protein ECERIFERUM 26-like (The sequence of the model RefSeq protein was modified relative to this genomic sequence to represent the inferred CDS: inserted 2 bases in 1 codon; deleted 2 bases in 1 codon): protein MVSGDDQQSLVHSFRISSVGPGHSIGSDSAYHLTGLDLAMKLHYINGIYFFDSEASQTVTVSQIKAATFTLFNEYYVTCGRLRRADSGRPFIKCNDCGARFIEAECDSTVAEWLKMIGDDWSAMKLLVSQKVIGPELHFSPPIYMQVTRFKCKGMSIGLSWPXLPRDAFSAAAFMNSLTNIIFGARCATAVTPPPQPVLGTITTTPPPKPPVNTTAKPPLSLRRVDPVGDHWIPTNKYKMESFSFKLNATQLAKLQTQMPHQTPPFESICAALWQSIAKLRRGSEPTTVTLCKLDPIKQQGKIIGNTQKISTVKSAAAAISNVDRRDTAALLVASGVEEEGELIEEAVDRDDGVSDFIVYGANLTFVKWDEADLYGNGIMELDFGRPKFVHYTLHGIGDGGVVVVVPGPADDGVGGHDDDDRGRYVTVILPENEVVGLKAELMANGMFLEKHKE, encoded by the exons ATGGTTTCCGGCGACGATCAACAGAGCCTCGTTCACAGCTTCAGAATCTCCTCCGTCGGTCCCGGCCATTCTATCGGATCCGACAGCGCCTATCACCTGACCGGCCTCGATTTGGCGATGAAGCTCCATTACATCAACGGAATCTACTTCTTCGATTCCGAGGCCAGCCAGACGGTGACGGTGTCGCAGATTAAGGCCGCGACGTTTACTCTCTTCAATGAATACTACGTCACCTGCGGTCGACTCAGGCGAGCGGATTCCGGCCGGCCGTTCATAAAGTGTAATGACTGTGGCGCTAGGTTTATTGAGGCGGAGTGTGATAGTACGGTGGCGGAATGGCTGAAGATGATCGGAGATGATTGGTCGGCGATGAAATTGCTGGTTTCGCAGAAGGTTATCGGACCTGAATTGCACTTTTCTCCTCCCATTTATATGCAG GTAACGAGATTCAAATGCAAAGGAATGTCAATTGGGCTGAGCTGGCC ACTTCCTCGCGACGCCTTCTCCGCCGCCGCGTTCATGAACTCTCTCACCAATATCATCTTCGGCGCT CGCTGCGCTACCGCCGTCACACCCCCGCCACAACCCGTCCTTGGCACCATCACAACCACTCCACCGCCCAAACCTCCAGTCAACACCACCGCCAAACCCCCACTTTCCCTTCGGCGAGTTGACCCAGTCGGGGACCACTGGATCCCCACCAACAAGTACAAAATGGAATCATTTTCCTTCAAATTAAACGCGACCCAATTGGCCAAATTACAAACCCAAATGCCCCACCAAACCCCACCTTTCGAATCCATCTGCGCCGCTCTATGGCAGTCAATAGCCAAGCTCAGGCGAGGCTCCGAacccacgacggtgactctcTGCAAACTTGACCCAATTAAACAACAGGGGAAAATAATTGGGAACACCCAAAAGATCAGCACAGTCAAATCCGCCGCCGCCGCCATCTCCAACGTCGACCGGAGGGATACTGCAGCGCTGCTGGTAGCTAGCGGGGTGGAGGAAGAAGGGGAGCTCATAGAAGAGGCTGTGGATAGGGACGATGGAGTGAGTGATTTCATTGTTTATGGGGCGAATCTGACATTTGTGAAATGGGATGAAGCTGATTTGTATGGAAATGGGATTATGGAATTGGATTTTGGGAGACCCAAATTTGTGCATTACACCTTGCACGGCATCGGAGACGGTGGAGTGGTGGTGGTCGTTCCCGGACCAGCAGATGATGGGGTCGGTGGCCATGACGACGACGACCGCGGGAGGTATGTGACTGTGATTCTGCCGGAGAATGAAGTGGTGGGGCTGAAGGCTGAGTTGATGGCCAATGGAATGTTCCTGGAGAAACATAAGGAATGA
- the LOC120067835 gene encoding myb-like protein X yields the protein MSRCFPFPPPGYEKKSRAEDADLLKKEKSKEKKHKKEKKEKEKREGKEKRDKDKSDEKRREKKDKKKDRDKKKDRNKEKEKARAAEESRNSGKIGSQNGEEAVRVKHNSVQEEKHAGQFDSYVGNKISQNAFLSKEAKNSKMVLEVGRRIEDGGTAKVEKFAVAQPRRDDGMVTQMGRSSETLFEAKEQSKNKKIDERKYNGQGIRHEERFSGNSAVPSSATTATATVESGVPGMFKQMEKSAERRKEANDKTRQKEGEEKRSKHKDKDKEKKGRSNDKESDKEKKKEKKEKKVKEKEMVEEKNAMVDKTKEINKDNLLGRHSTNTNTSQLPDSNIGAAVEENLIKKRKDFEPNGVLHAIDNRSGKLLKPNSHPLKENGRILEPCSTSPLPPSDRQAVSNDLILVSKERKINGIIEAHHPPASSKHKSGGQDDHLQPTPIHKKSPHPDSKHLSQVYSVPKMEELSDSDNQDWLFSSNTSLVMKPKLEASEAEEMPQVWAEAMQIESADVYALPYVIPY from the exons ATGTCGCGCTGCTTTCCATTTCCGCCACCAGGATATGAAAAGAAGTCTAGGGCAGAGGATGCAGACCTACTAAAAAAG GAAAAGAGCAAAGAGAAAAAGCataaaaaggagaagaaagagaaggagaagagagaGGGCAAAGAAAAAAGAGATAAGGATAAAAGTGATGAGAAACGTCGggaaaagaaagacaaaaagaaaGACAGAGACAAAAAGAAGGATAGGAATAAGGAGAAGGAGAAAGCACGTGCCGCGGAGGAGAGTAGAAATTCGGGGAAAATTGGGAGTCAAAATGGAGAGGAAGCTGTTAGAGTCAAACATAACAGTGTTCAAGAGGAGAAGCATGCTGGGCAATTTGATTCTTACGTTGGAAATAAGATTAGCCAGAATGCCTTTCTTTCTAAGGAAGCCAAGAACTCAAAAATGGTGCTGGAGGTGGGGAGGAGAATTGAGGACGGTGGAACTGCAAAAGTTGAGAAGTTTGCTGTTGCACAACCAAGAAGGGATGATGGAATGGTCACACAGATGGGTAGGAGTTCTGAGACCTTGTTTGAAGCTAAGGAACAAAGCAAGAACAAGAAAATTGATGAAAGAAAATACAATGGTCAGGGAATTAGACATGAGGAAAGATTTAGTGGCAATTCTGCAGTCCCAAGTTCCGCCACGACTGCAACTGCGACTGTTGAATCTGGAGTTCCAGGAATGTTTAAACAAATGGAGAAAAGTGCCGAGAGAAGGAAAGAAGCAAATGATAAAACCAGACAGAAAGAAGGTGAAGAAAAACGGAGCAAACACAAGGATaaagataaagagaagaaagGACGGTCGAATGATAAAGAGAGtgataaagagaagaaaaaagagaagaaagaaaagaaagtgaaGGAGAAGGAGATGGTGGAAGAGAAGAATGCCATGGTAGATAAAACAAAAGAGATCAATAAGGATAACCTATTAGGTAGACATTCTACAAATACGAATACATCACAACTTCCTGACAGCAATATAGGTGCTGCAGTTGAGGAAAACTTAATTAAGAAACGGAAGGATTTTGAGCCTAATGGAGTCTTGCATG cAATTGACAACAGATCCGGTAAGTTGTTGAAGCCTAATTCTCATCCATTGAAGGAAAATGGTAGGATACTGGAACCGTGCTCGACTTCCCCCTTGCCTCCTTCAGACAGACAGGCTGTGTCAAATGACCTTATTTTGGTTAGTAAAGAACGCAAGATTAATGGCATTATTGAAGCTCACCACCCACCTGCCTCTTCGAAACACAAGTCGGGTGGACAAGATGATCATCTTCAACCTACTCCAATTCATAAAAAATCACCCCATCCAGATTCCAAGCACTTGAGTCAGGTATATTCGGTACCCAAAATGGAGGAATTGTCAGATTCTGACAACCAAGATTGGTTATTTAGCAGCAATACTTCCCTAGTGATGAAGCCCAAGTTGGAAGCTTCGGAGGCCGAGGAAATGCCGCAAGTATGGGCTGAGGCAATGCAGATAGAATCAGCTGATGTTTATGCTCTGCCTTATGTTATTCCATACTGA